CGGCTGTACACCGACAGCGGGCACACCCACAAGCTGGCCACCGAGCGGCCCACGCTGATGGGCCCCTTCACCCGGCACCTCCTCAACGAGTTCAACTCGTCGGTGATGATCGACTTCCTGGAGCGCCTCACCGGCATCGACGCCCTGGTGCCCGACCCGCACCTCGCCGGTGGCGGGATGCACCAGATCGAGCCCGGCGGCTTCCTCCACGTGCACGCCGACTTCAACTACTACGAGCGGATCCGCCTCGACCGCAGGCTGAACCTGCTTCTCTACCTCAACCGCGACTGGGAGGAGGAGTACGGCGGCCATCTCGAGCTCTGGACCCGCGACATGGGCCGGTGCGCCCGCCGGGTCCTGCCGGTCTTCAACCGGATGGTGGTGTTCAGCACCAGCGACTTCTCCTTCCACGGGCACCCGGAGCCGCTGGCCTGCCCGCCGGGGCGCACCCGGAAGTCGCTGGCGGTCTACTACTACTCCAACGGCCGCCCCGCCGAGGAGGCCTCGGCGCCGCACACCACCCTCTACCAGGAGCCCGGGGTGCAGCCCGCCCACACCGCCGAGCCGGTTCCCGAGGTGGTTGCGGCGGCGCCGGTCCCGGTCGTGACCGCCCTCCCGGCGCGGCCGCGCTGGCGGGGCCGGCTGCGGCCCTTCCTCCCGCCGGTCGCCGTCGACCTCGCGCTTCGCGCCGAGCGCCGGTTCCGCCACCCCCGGTGA
This genomic interval from Candidatus Dormiibacterota bacterium contains the following:
- a CDS encoding 2OG-Fe(II) oxygenase encodes the protein MTQGGAALATIPAFGLDPEWLLPIAERFAEEYRRAEPFPHVVIDDFLPEEVVDHVIAEFPSPDAIPWRLYTDSGHTHKLATERPTLMGPFTRHLLNEFNSSVMIDFLERLTGIDALVPDPHLAGGGMHQIEPGGFLHVHADFNYYERIRLDRRLNLLLYLNRDWEEEYGGHLELWTRDMGRCARRVLPVFNRMVVFSTSDFSFHGHPEPLACPPGRTRKSLAVYYYSNGRPAEEASAPHTTLYQEPGVQPAHTAEPVPEVVAAAPVPVVTALPARPRWRGRLRPFLPPVAVDLALRAERRFRHPR